A region of uncultured Desulfobacter sp. DNA encodes the following proteins:
- a CDS encoding general secretion pathway protein GspB has product MSTILRALKEAEQASKDCPVSIEENAGFKFQGRGDDMFAQRVRPRKGMGWIAAGGVVLSLIAVAIYVMPDNMFFLQGKQLVSVLKKENKGLSGARRVTSVRPQSALSAVPAVKSFAPILSRKPFDPKPLPVPVTEHKDIVTKFPLQNFSEKSAHVKGQGANLGENIPSQIMEPENLKLQAISWSKTPSARVAVINNRVLGEKDTIERFEIININENDIILSNGSAEIFRLAFENGENR; this is encoded by the coding sequence ATGAGTACGATCCTAAGAGCCTTGAAAGAGGCGGAGCAGGCTTCTAAAGACTGCCCTGTGAGTATTGAGGAGAATGCGGGGTTCAAATTCCAGGGCCGGGGAGATGATATGTTCGCCCAAAGAGTGCGCCCCCGAAAAGGCATGGGGTGGATTGCCGCTGGCGGGGTTGTCCTTTCTCTTATTGCTGTTGCGATCTATGTTATGCCCGATAATATGTTCTTTTTACAGGGTAAACAACTTGTTTCTGTCTTAAAAAAAGAGAACAAAGGCCTGTCCGGTGCAAGGCGCGTCACATCGGTGCGACCCCAGAGCGCCCTGTCTGCGGTACCTGCTGTAAAATCCTTCGCACCTATCCTTTCCCGCAAGCCTTTTGACCCAAAGCCCCTGCCGGTTCCGGTGACGGAACACAAAGATATCGTTACAAAATTTCCTTTACAAAATTTTTCGGAAAAGAGCGCGCACGTAAAAGGGCAGGGTGCAAACCTTGGAGAAAACATTCCCAGCCAGATTATGGAACCGGAGAATCTAAAACTTCAGGCCATTTCATGGTCTAAGACGCCGTCGGCCAGGGTGGCTGTGATAAATAACAGGGTATTGGGAGAAAAAGATACAATAGAAAGATTCGAAATTATCAATATAAATGAAAATGATATTATCCTTTCCAACGGAAGCGCAGAAATATTTCGGTTGGCATTTGAAAATGGTGAGAACCGGTAA
- a CDS encoding acyltransferase: MLDFLPSPVKGVLSFIGYLLNTFCLTPPLILVSLLKFVLPFKGGVVLLDKILNWIATLWISINGMNCDLFNKIEWQVKGLTSLKKKDWYLVISNHQSWVDILVLQKIFNRKIPMLKFFLKKELIWVPFLGLAWWALDFPFMKRYSKKFLEANPHLKGRDLERTRKACEKFKNNPVSVMNFVEGTRFTPEKHDLQKSCFDRLLLPKAGGIAFVLGSMGEYLHNIINVTIAYPGQVPTFWDYISGKTKQIIVDVDIFPVAGQMTGDYFNNDGYRQQFCEWLNQIWQEKDQKLAELLHPAPGDRPLA; encoded by the coding sequence ATGCTGGATTTTCTTCCCAGCCCGGTCAAAGGGGTGCTTTCATTTATTGGATATTTGCTCAACACGTTTTGTTTGACTCCTCCTTTGATTTTAGTCTCCTTGTTGAAATTTGTCCTGCCCTTTAAAGGCGGGGTTGTATTACTGGACAAAATACTTAACTGGATTGCAACCCTGTGGATCAGTATCAACGGGATGAACTGTGATCTGTTCAATAAAATAGAATGGCAGGTCAAAGGGCTGACCAGTTTGAAAAAAAAGGACTGGTATCTGGTCATATCAAATCACCAGTCCTGGGTGGATATCCTGGTTCTGCAAAAAATTTTTAACCGCAAAATTCCCATGTTAAAATTTTTTCTGAAAAAAGAACTGATCTGGGTTCCGTTTCTGGGGCTTGCCTGGTGGGCGCTGGATTTCCCGTTCATGAAACGGTATTCAAAAAAATTCCTTGAGGCCAACCCACACCTGAAGGGCAGAGATCTTGAACGTACCCGCAAGGCATGTGAAAAATTCAAGAACAACCCGGTGTCGGTGATGAATTTTGTGGAGGGCACACGGTTTACACCGGAGAAGCATGATCTGCAAAAATCATGCTTTGATCGTCTCCTTTTGCCTAAAGCCGGCGGTATCGCCTTCGTGCTTGGCTCCATGGGAGAATATCTTCACAATATCATTAATGTCACCATTGCCTATCCCGGTCAGGTACCAACCTTCTGGGATTACATTTCAGGCAAGACAAAACAGATCATTGTGGATGTGGATATATTCCCTGTGGCCGGCCAGATGACCGGTGATTATTTTAATAATGATGGGTACAGGCAGCAGTTCTGTGAATGGCTCAATCAGATCTGGCAGGAAAAGGACCAAAAACTGGCAGAACTGCTTCATCCGGCACCAGGGGACAGGCCACTGGCTTAA
- a CDS encoding radical SAM protein, which yields MSTFQPAYIETKEKGLLRNKISTARKMLKSCQICPRACKVDRLSGELGECATGEDALVSSFNAHFGEEPPLVGALGSGTIFFTHCNLKCNFCQNYDVSHGGEGEECALGQLAGMMLILQNNGCHNINLVTPTHVVPQILSALDMAIEGGLRIPLVYNSSGYDNVETLELLEGVIDIYMPDFKFWDPKVAEQTCNAPDYPKVAAKAIVEMHRQVGDLQLDENGIATRGLIVRHLVMPSGFSGTGEVMSFIADHISKDTYVNIMDQYRPCGAALHVEELAQSVSETQFKNAVQQAKNAGIRRFAAL from the coding sequence ATGTCAACCTTTCAACCAGCATATATTGAGACCAAAGAGAAAGGACTGCTCCGGAATAAAATCAGTACGGCAAGAAAGATGTTGAAATCATGTCAGATCTGTCCCCGAGCATGCAAGGTCGACCGTCTTTCCGGTGAGTTGGGTGAATGTGCCACCGGAGAGGATGCCTTAGTTTCAAGTTTTAACGCCCATTTTGGAGAAGAACCGCCCTTGGTAGGGGCTTTGGGCTCCGGCACCATTTTTTTCACCCATTGCAATCTGAAATGTAATTTCTGCCAGAATTACGATGTCAGTCACGGGGGAGAGGGAGAGGAGTGCGCACTCGGGCAGTTGGCCGGCATGATGCTGATCTTGCAGAATAACGGTTGCCACAACATCAATCTGGTGACACCGACCCACGTGGTGCCACAGATTTTGTCTGCCCTTGACATGGCCATCGAAGGGGGATTGAGAATACCCCTGGTTTACAACTCCAGCGGATACGACAATGTGGAGACCCTGGAACTTCTGGAAGGGGTGATCGATATTTACATGCCGGATTTTAAATTCTGGGATCCGAAGGTTGCTGAACAGACCTGCAACGCCCCGGATTATCCCAAGGTTGCCGCCAAGGCCATTGTTGAAATGCATCGGCAGGTTGGGGATCTTCAACTTGATGAAAACGGAATCGCCACCCGGGGGTTGATAGTCCGGCACCTGGTCATGCCTTCAGGTTTTTCCGGGACCGGTGAGGTAATGTCATTTATTGCCGATCACATCTCAAAAGACACCTATGTCAACATCATGGATCAATATCGGCCCTGCGGGGCGGCACTTCATGTGGAAGAACTGGCACAGTCCGTCTCTGAAACCCAGTTCAAAAACGCGGTCCAACAGGCTAAGAACGCCGGAATAAGACGATTTGCAGCGTTGTAG
- the ispH gene encoding 4-hydroxy-3-methylbut-2-enyl diphosphate reductase — MKISIARTAGFCMGVRRAVDMVLDASNKAKEPIYTYGPLIHNPQVLEMLESKQIFRLDKIPESGKGIVLIRAHGVPPQDEKALADAGFTVLNATCPRVVRVQVIIDKYSKKGYDTVILGDEKHPEVIGLLGYARGKGHTITSVEQLSALPRFEKAVVVAQTTQNTKIFADIKAWCRSNAPHYEIFNTICDSTEKRQNEVREMAETHDAVIVVGGKFSGNTKRLAQVAAETGKPSMHIEEASEIDYSSLSHVQSIAITAGASTPNWIINDTCCRVGQAFREKRPGRKKVMAVLDVLMKANIILAAGAAALTLGTAMISGVENPGIPAVISMFYILSMQIMNNMMTLGSDTYNKPDRAALYKENKIWLLLLAFLSGAAGLYLAWTRGWGYFSVLLIMMLLGMSYNRTIIPPVSRSRIKIYRIKDVPGSKTILIAAAWGIVTSLMPGLSFDANFGLTLIAFIFATGLAFARTAFMDILAVQGDRIAGRETLPILLGKKKTLNLVRYTLVAAIIIPLILSIWMSGVICGLSVIPAVMLILIFRHKKDNDISANFYEFWFEIPLLFAALVAAVGL, encoded by the coding sequence ATGAAAATTTCAATTGCGAGAACTGCCGGTTTTTGTATGGGCGTCCGCCGGGCTGTGGACATGGTGCTGGATGCCTCCAATAAGGCCAAGGAACCCATTTACACCTATGGCCCCTTAATCCATAATCCCCAGGTTCTGGAGATGCTGGAAAGCAAGCAGATCTTCCGGCTGGACAAAATTCCTGAGTCCGGAAAAGGCATTGTGCTCATCCGGGCTCACGGGGTGCCGCCCCAGGATGAAAAAGCATTGGCTGATGCCGGATTCACCGTGCTGAACGCCACCTGCCCCCGGGTGGTAAGAGTCCAGGTCATCATCGATAAATATTCGAAAAAGGGGTATGATACCGTTATTCTGGGTGATGAAAAGCATCCCGAGGTCATAGGCCTTTTGGGATATGCCCGGGGTAAGGGGCACACCATCACCAGTGTCGAGCAGCTCAGCGCCCTTCCACGTTTTGAAAAAGCAGTGGTGGTGGCCCAGACCACCCAGAACACCAAAATATTTGCCGATATCAAAGCCTGGTGCCGCAGCAATGCTCCCCATTACGAAATTTTCAACACCATCTGCGATTCCACGGAAAAACGGCAGAATGAGGTCAGGGAAATGGCTGAAACCCATGACGCCGTCATTGTTGTGGGGGGGAAATTTTCCGGAAATACCAAGCGCCTGGCCCAGGTGGCTGCGGAAACCGGAAAACCGTCCATGCATATTGAAGAGGCATCGGAAATCGACTACTCTTCCCTGTCCCATGTTCAATCCATTGCCATTACCGCAGGAGCCTCTACCCCCAACTGGATTATCAACGACACCTGCTGCAGGGTGGGACAGGCGTTCAGGGAAAAACGTCCCGGGCGAAAAAAAGTGATGGCTGTGCTGGATGTGCTGATGAAAGCCAACATCATTCTGGCAGCGGGCGCAGCGGCCTTAACCCTGGGAACAGCCATGATTTCCGGCGTGGAAAACCCTGGGATACCGGCTGTTATCAGCATGTTCTATATTTTGTCCATGCAGATCATGAACAATATGATGACTCTGGGGTCCGACACCTACAACAAACCGGACCGGGCAGCCCTGTATAAGGAAAACAAGATTTGGCTTTTGCTTCTGGCGTTCCTTTCCGGTGCAGCCGGACTTTACCTTGCATGGACAAGGGGATGGGGGTATTTCAGTGTACTGCTTATCATGATGCTGTTGGGCATGTCCTATAACCGCACCATTATCCCCCCCGTCTCTCGTTCCCGGATCAAAATTTACAGGATCAAGGATGTCCCCGGATCCAAAACCATTCTCATTGCAGCGGCATGGGGTATTGTGACAAGCCTGATGCCCGGGCTCAGCTTTGATGCGAACTTCGGGCTGACCCTGATTGCATTTATTTTTGCCACGGGCTTAGCCTTTGCCCGGACAGCCTTCATGGATATTCTGGCTGTCCAGGGAGACAGAATTGCCGGTAGAGAGACCCTTCCCATTCTTTTAGGCAAAAAGAAAACCCTTAATCTTGTCCGCTACACCCTTGTGGCCGCAATTATTATTCCCCTGATTTTATCCATCTGGATGTCGGGCGTTATCTGCGGCCTTTCAGTGATCCCTGCGGTTATGCTCATATTGATATTCCGGCATAAGAAAGACAATGATATTTCCGCCAATTTTTATGAGTTCTGGTTTGAGATTCCCCTGCTGTTTGCAGCCCTTGTCGCTGCTGTGGGCTTATAA
- a CDS encoding ParB/RepB/Spo0J family partition protein produces the protein MTEKKRKNTGLGRGISALIPTLEKPEGDSDFFFCNIDQLRPNPYQPRTRFSEEEQERLTQSIAEKGVLQPLLVRKFGSAFELIAGERRLRAAKSAGLTQVPVIVMELTDEQVLEVSIIENIQRENLNVLEEAEAYFRLMNEFGYTQEKVAEKIGKNRSTIANLLRLRSLPEEIKESLIAEQITMGHARALLGAGALENQLYLFQQVVERQLSVRETERLVNLAKKQPEKIEKKITADEKQFLEETSFQISSRINSPVSIKKSGGRGKIEIKFSSGAEFNRLVELLSRIS, from the coding sequence ATGACAGAGAAGAAACGCAAAAACACCGGTCTGGGCCGGGGAATATCAGCGCTTATCCCCACATTGGAAAAACCTGAAGGCGATTCTGATTTTTTCTTTTGCAACATTGATCAGTTGAGGCCCAACCCCTACCAGCCAAGAACCCGCTTCAGTGAAGAGGAGCAGGAACGGCTGACCCAGTCCATTGCCGAAAAGGGGGTGCTCCAGCCCCTTCTGGTCAGAAAATTTGGAAGCGCCTTTGAGCTGATTGCCGGAGAACGGCGTCTGCGCGCGGCAAAGTCCGCCGGGCTGACCCAGGTGCCCGTCATTGTCATGGAGCTCACGGACGAGCAGGTGCTTGAGGTCTCGATCATTGAAAATATCCAAAGGGAAAACCTCAATGTGCTTGAAGAGGCCGAGGCCTATTTCCGGCTCATGAACGAATTTGGATATACCCAGGAAAAGGTGGCTGAAAAAATCGGCAAGAACCGATCCACCATTGCCAACCTTTTGAGGCTGCGCAGCCTGCCCGAAGAGATCAAAGAGAGTCTGATTGCCGAACAGATCACCATGGGACATGCCCGGGCACTGCTCGGGGCGGGTGCCTTGGAAAATCAGCTTTATCTGTTTCAGCAGGTGGTGGAGCGTCAACTGTCTGTGAGGGAAACCGAACGTCTGGTCAATCTGGCAAAGAAACAGCCCGAAAAAATAGAAAAAAAAATCACTGCTGACGAAAAACAGTTTCTGGAAGAGACCTCTTTTCAAATATCCTCCCGGATCAACTCGCCTGTCTCCATCAAAAAAAGCGGGGGACGTGGAAAAATCGAGATTAAATTCTCTTCCGGGGCTGAATTCAACCGACTTGTGGAGTTGCTGAGTAGAATTTCATGA
- a CDS encoding AAA family ATPase: MTQIISIANQKGGVGKTTTAVNLAASLAKLKKKVLLVDCDSQANATTALGVDKPALERSLYDGLIGESGIEDMLLSTMLPNLTLVPANVDLIGFEVEMMSAPQREARLKELLSPVADRFDFVIIDCPPALSLLTLNAFSACHSVVIPLQSEFLALEGLGQLLDTIKRIKNAFNPNLQIKGILLTMYDCRTNLSQNVVDDAKQYFNDLVFKTKIPRNVKLGEAPSYGLPVILYDKTSPGAKSYMSFARELLKR, encoded by the coding sequence ATGACTCAGATTATCAGTATTGCTAATCAGAAGGGAGGAGTGGGCAAAACCACCACCGCCGTCAATCTGGCTGCGTCTCTTGCCAAACTGAAAAAAAAAGTCCTGCTTGTGGACTGTGATTCCCAGGCCAACGCCACAACCGCCCTCGGGGTTGACAAACCCGCTTTGGAAAGGTCTCTCTATGACGGTTTGATAGGGGAATCCGGCATTGAGGATATGCTTTTATCCACCATGCTGCCAAACCTGACTCTGGTACCCGCAAATGTCGACCTCATCGGTTTCGAGGTGGAAATGATGTCCGCCCCCCAACGGGAAGCCCGGCTCAAGGAGTTATTATCTCCTGTGGCTGACAGATTTGATTTTGTTATTATCGACTGTCCTCCGGCGTTAAGTCTTTTAACACTCAACGCTTTTTCAGCATGCCATTCCGTTGTTATCCCTTTGCAAAGTGAATTTCTTGCCCTGGAAGGTTTAGGGCAGCTTTTAGATACAATCAAGAGAATCAAAAATGCGTTTAATCCCAACCTGCAGATTAAAGGCATTTTACTGACTATGTACGACTGCAGAACCAACCTGTCCCAGAATGTGGTGGATGACGCCAAACAGTATTTCAACGACCTTGTGTTCAAGACCAAAATCCCACGGAATGTAAAACTGGGAGAGGCCCCGAGCTACGGGCTGCCGGTTATTCTGTATGATAAGACATCACCAGGTGCTAAAAGTTATATGTCCTTTGCCAGGGAACTTTTAAAACGATGA
- the hrpA gene encoding ATP-dependent RNA helicase HrpA, producing the protein MSISDQIRAIIPQAMCRDRYLLIRTLNGSRKSNRKPGRDLLEALLGKAKSSADIRQRRMDNVPGNIGFDPGLPINAVKEKIIKAIQDHPVVIISGATGSGKTTQIPKFCLEAGRGISGMIGCTQPRRIAAVSVAKRIAFELRESLGQSVGYKIRFDDHTPDNAYIKLMTDGILLAETQQDRFLNQYDTLIVDEAHERSLNIDFVLGILRGLVKKRRDLKLIITSATIDTEKFSKAFDNAPVIEVSGRMYPVELIYAPIEDDDGNDDNSTPDDQGYVEAAAAQATDLLMRTRTGDILIFMPTEQDIGETMEILKGKNLPGVTILPLFARLSAGEQAKVFVPGPGRKVVVSTNVAETSLTIPGIKYVVDTGLARILSYSPKTRTTALPVSPVSQSSANQRMGRCGRVENGVCIRLYDENDFNGRPFFTTPEILRSNLAEVILRMIALGLEDVSTFPFIDPPAAKSIKDGFDTLLELDAIVPNRSRDKTGGQKNKGKKYRLTPSGQLMAKLPMDPKLSRILLNAAQTDVLKEAVIITTALTVSDIRQRPADKAQEADQKHALFKDPASDFITFLNIWNACRDAGTRLKSRSALRKWCVENFLSFKRLREWQDIHGQITRMIKEHGIEKIGSTVSVQEASDLKSGESELGGALYEAVHKALLHGYLAGIAQKKEKNLFTAAKGRQAVIFPGSGLFNKAGNWIVAAEYVKTSQLFARCVGNVDPAWIEEVGKGLCTYTYSDPHWEKKRGEVVALEQVSLFGLILAGGRSVAYGKINPEEAGELFIRHALVQGEIFQEFGFMTHNRNLIEEVSTLEDKTRQRDILASDDEIYLFYQARLPKPFYDIRTFARFIKTLDSDVFLRMTREDLQKSDVNEDLLAQFPDTLATDQGEFVLDYEFNPGARTDGVTLKVPSQDAALICPHQVETLVPGLLKEKIAALIKALPKNHRVKLMPIQQRADFIADHLPDSDAPLYSKLSLVIRQHFDLVIPASAWSDEDLADHLKMRISIRDHKDREIKSLRDLSKLGAFAAQRPAQNASVFEQAKKAFEKTGIREWDFPDLEEEIQLDEGNGARRKAFPGLCCDQQSDCITLTLFKTRDAALENHVQGVGRLFEIMFSDDVRALKKDINRTEGVSQIAPYFSDKPTFSQMAYNAVAKAFFQKEIFTRQDFYAHVQALRPNLYTIGQQAMVNILSVGREYAGCFDLLQRLSLAFKDRPVIFEALTAIFNELKNLCPANFLELYDLNRIALLPKNIECLSIRARRWVENPAKEAQKKQFVAPYEQKLAHLISSLGPGSSKEKSSAVEEFFWMLEEYKISVYAQELKTRFKISAKRLDKALVEASVMI; encoded by the coding sequence ATGTCTATTTCAGATCAAATCAGAGCAATCATACCCCAGGCCATGTGCCGGGACCGGTATCTTTTAATTCGAACCCTGAACGGCAGCCGGAAATCCAATAGGAAACCCGGCAGGGATCTGCTTGAAGCGCTTCTTGGAAAAGCAAAATCATCGGCTGATATCAGGCAGAGGCGCATGGACAACGTACCCGGAAACATTGGTTTTGATCCGGGCTTGCCCATCAATGCTGTAAAAGAAAAAATCATCAAGGCCATACAGGATCATCCTGTGGTGATCATTTCAGGTGCCACCGGGTCGGGTAAAACCACCCAGATTCCTAAATTTTGCCTGGAAGCAGGCCGCGGGATTTCGGGCATGATCGGTTGTACCCAGCCCCGGCGCATTGCGGCCGTGAGTGTGGCCAAGCGCATTGCCTTTGAACTCAGGGAATCTTTGGGACAATCCGTGGGATATAAAATCCGGTTCGATGACCACACGCCGGACAATGCCTATATCAAGCTGATGACCGACGGCATTTTGCTGGCTGAAACCCAGCAGGACCGCTTTTTAAACCAGTATGACACCCTGATCGTGGATGAGGCCCATGAGCGCAGTCTCAATATTGATTTTGTTCTGGGCATCCTGCGCGGTCTTGTTAAAAAACGCCGTGATCTCAAGCTGATCATCACCAGCGCCACCATTGATACGGAGAAATTTTCCAAAGCCTTTGACAATGCCCCGGTCATTGAGGTTTCGGGCCGGATGTACCCGGTGGAGCTGATCTATGCGCCCATTGAGGACGATGACGGCAATGATGACAACAGCACCCCGGATGACCAGGGGTATGTGGAGGCGGCAGCTGCACAGGCCACCGATCTGTTGATGCGCACCCGCACCGGTGACATTCTGATATTTATGCCCACCGAGCAGGATATTGGGGAGACCATGGAGATACTGAAGGGCAAAAACCTGCCCGGTGTCACGATTCTGCCGCTGTTTGCACGCTTGTCCGCCGGAGAACAGGCCAAGGTGTTTGTCCCCGGACCCGGCAGAAAGGTGGTGGTCTCCACCAATGTGGCGGAAACATCTTTGACCATCCCCGGCATCAAGTATGTGGTGGACACAGGCCTTGCCCGCATCCTCTCCTATTCTCCCAAAACCCGGACCACGGCTTTGCCGGTCAGTCCCGTGTCCCAGTCCAGCGCCAACCAGCGCATGGGACGCTGCGGGCGTGTGGAAAACGGGGTGTGCATCCGTCTCTACGATGAAAATGATTTCAATGGCCGGCCCTTTTTTACGACCCCTGAAATTTTGCGCTCTAATCTTGCCGAAGTTATCTTGCGCATGATTGCTTTGGGGCTTGAAGATGTATCCACCTTCCCCTTTATTGATCCGCCTGCTGCCAAAAGCATCAAGGACGGTTTTGATACCCTTCTGGAGTTGGACGCCATAGTCCCCAACAGATCCCGGGACAAGACCGGAGGTCAAAAAAATAAAGGGAAAAAATACCGGCTCACCCCGTCAGGGCAGTTGATGGCCAAGCTGCCCATGGACCCTAAACTGTCGCGCATCCTGCTCAATGCAGCCCAGACGGATGTCCTTAAAGAGGCTGTGATTATTACCACAGCGCTGACCGTGTCCGACATTCGCCAGCGACCGGCAGACAAGGCCCAGGAAGCGGACCAGAAACATGCCCTGTTTAAGGATCCGGCATCAGACTTCATTACGTTTCTCAACATCTGGAATGCCTGCCGGGACGCCGGGACCCGTCTGAAATCACGCTCGGCCCTGCGCAAATGGTGCGTTGAAAATTTTTTATCCTTCAAACGCCTGCGGGAGTGGCAGGATATCCATGGTCAAATCACAAGGATGATTAAAGAACACGGCATTGAAAAGATCGGATCAACGGTTTCCGTACAGGAGGCTTCCGATCTCAAGTCCGGTGAATCTGAGCTTGGGGGCGCCTTGTATGAGGCCGTCCACAAGGCCCTTCTCCACGGGTATCTGGCCGGTATTGCCCAGAAAAAAGAAAAAAACCTTTTCACGGCCGCCAAGGGAAGACAGGCTGTTATTTTCCCCGGCTCCGGCCTGTTCAATAAGGCCGGTAACTGGATTGTGGCAGCCGAATATGTCAAAACCAGCCAGCTCTTTGCCCGGTGTGTGGGCAATGTTGACCCGGCCTGGATCGAAGAGGTGGGCAAAGGTCTTTGTACTTACACCTACAGCGATCCCCACTGGGAAAAGAAACGCGGGGAGGTGGTGGCCCTTGAACAGGTCTCTTTGTTTGGTCTTATACTTGCCGGCGGCAGGTCCGTTGCCTATGGGAAAATTAATCCCGAAGAGGCCGGGGAACTGTTCATCCGCCATGCCCTGGTCCAGGGGGAGATTTTCCAGGAATTCGGGTTCATGACCCACAACAGAAATCTCATTGAAGAGGTCTCTACCCTGGAGGACAAAACCCGGCAGCGTGATATCCTGGCTTCAGATGATGAAATCTATCTGTTCTACCAGGCCCGTCTGCCCAAGCCCTTTTACGATATCCGTACCTTTGCCAGATTCATAAAAACCCTTGATAGTGACGTCTTTTTGCGTATGACCCGTGAGGATCTTCAGAAAAGCGATGTGAATGAGGACCTTCTGGCTCAATTCCCCGACACCCTTGCCACGGACCAGGGGGAGTTTGTCCTGGACTACGAGTTTAATCCCGGGGCCAGGACCGACGGGGTGACCCTTAAAGTGCCAAGCCAGGACGCGGCATTGATTTGCCCCCACCAGGTGGAGACCCTGGTGCCGGGACTGCTCAAGGAAAAGATTGCAGCCCTGATTAAGGCACTTCCCAAAAATCACCGGGTAAAGCTGATGCCCATCCAGCAGCGGGCCGATTTTATTGCAGATCATTTGCCTGACTCGGATGCGCCCTTATATTCGAAACTGTCCCTGGTCATCCGGCAGCATTTCGACCTTGTGATTCCGGCCTCGGCCTGGTCCGATGAGGATCTGGCCGATCATCTGAAAATGCGCATATCCATCCGGGACCACAAAGACAGGGAGATTAAATCCCTAAGGGACTTGTCAAAACTGGGAGCATTTGCGGCCCAGCGTCCTGCCCAAAACGCCAGTGTCTTTGAACAGGCAAAAAAGGCCTTTGAAAAAACAGGTATCAGGGAATGGGATTTTCCTGATCTTGAAGAGGAAATCCAGCTGGACGAAGGCAACGGCGCCCGGCGCAAAGCATTTCCCGGTCTTTGCTGTGACCAGCAGAGCGATTGCATAACCTTGACCTTGTTCAAAACAAGGGATGCTGCCCTGGAAAATCATGTCCAAGGGGTTGGCCGCTTGTTTGAGATCATGTTCTCCGATGATGTCAGGGCATTGAAAAAAGATATAAACAGAACCGAAGGGGTTAGCCAGATCGCACCCTATTTCAGCGATAAACCAACCTTCTCCCAAATGGCCTACAATGCCGTGGCAAAAGCCTTTTTCCAAAAAGAGATTTTTACCCGTCAGGACTTTTATGCCCATGTTCAGGCGCTTCGTCCAAATCTGTACACCATTGGCCAACAGGCCATGGTGAATATTCTGTCCGTGGGCCGGGAATATGCCGGCTGCTTTGATCTGCTGCAACGCCTAAGTCTTGCATTCAAGGATCGGCCAGTCATTTTCGAGGCTTTGACAGCCATCTTCAATGAATTGAAAAACCTGTGCCCGGCCAATTTCCTGGAACTTTATGATTTAAACCGGATTGCCTTACTGCCCAAAAATATAGAATGTCTTTCCATCCGTGCCAGGCGCTGGGTGGAAAACCCGGCCAAAGAGGCCCAGAAAAAACAGTTTGTGGCACCCTATGAACAAAAGCTTGCCCACCTGATTTCAAGTCTTGGCCCGGGTTCTTCCAAGGAGAAATCCAGTGCAGTGGAAGAATTCTTCTGGATGCTGGAAGAGTATAAAATTTCCGTGTATGCCCAGGA